ATTGTCCAAAAACCTGAACGAATGCGGGATAAACTCATCGGCAAAAAAGTTTAATTTCAAAGATAATTAATGCCCCGCAGATTTATTCCAGTAAATAACAAGATTATTTGTTGCTCTACCTGACGCAATAATATCGGGTTTACCATCACCGTCCAAATCATCGACATGCAGGTCTTCACAGGCCATCCCCCCTTTGTCAATCCAATAAGGTTCCCATGCTGCTGACAGGGAATCTTTCACGTACATTTTCACACCCACTTGTTCATCGCAATTGGGGTTTCTCCATCCGGCCACCACTTGATCTGTATTCAAACCAAGAAAGTCTGCTGTAGCGATACCATGCCCTTCTTTAAGCTTAGTATCCAAAACCGTTCGTTTTACCTGATCACCAATACCCTCATAAACAACAGCCTGATGGCCATGCATTGGCTCTGTGGTTGCTATAAAATTACCCCGTTCGGCATCTTTACCTATGCTTATTTCGCCTGTTCCATAATCTAAACCCTTAATTTTTTTTGCTTTCCCTGAATTATTGTCAATAGCAAATTCGGAGTCTATATAATGTACACCTTCTTGAGAAGCCACATACAAACCCGCTAGTCCTGTTTTTTTATCATCATCAACTACTATTCTATCAAAATTATGCGTGAGATGTAGACTGGAATCTAAGGTGATTAAAGACCAATTGCTTCGTACATTTTTTGGATAGCGATAAGCTAGTACCTTTACTCCTGCGCCTACCCCATCTCTATTTCCTCTACCATGAAGCGGAAGGACTACCAAATAGGCTTGACCGTCGTTGGTTTTTATCCACTTCATACGGTGAACTGTCGGTTCATGATGTAGTTCAATAGCTTCCCAGAGTTGGGTAGGATCTTCCGGTCGGACTAGATAATGTACTGATCCGGACTGCGTAGGGTCTGAGGTCTCATTAGGATTCCATTGTGCCCCAACAGC
This Olivibacter sp. SDN3 DNA region includes the following protein-coding sequences:
- a CDS encoding VCBS repeat-containing protein — encoded protein: MTVQQIILSSLVIPLILFFNSKTTSVNKQDNKPNFKKQVLDENVSIGYGIAIGDVDGDGKPDIILADKKQFVWYRNGDWRRFLLAENVTIHDNVCVAAEDIDGDGKVEIAVGAQWNPNETSDPTQSGSVHYLVRPEDPTQLWEAIELHHEPTVHRMKWIKTNDGQAYLVVLPLHGRGNRDGVGAGVKVLAYRYPKNVRSNWSLITLDSSLHLTHNFDRIVVDDDKKTGLAGLYVASQEGVHYIDSEFAIDNNSGKAKKIKGLDYGTGEISIGKDAERGNFIATTEPMHGHQAVVYEGIGDQVKRTVLDTKLKEGHGIATADFLGLNTDQVVAGWRNPNCDEQVGVKMYVKDSLSAAWEPYWIDKGGMACEDLHVDDLDGDGKPDIIASGRATNNLVIYWNKSAGH